Proteins encoded together in one Labrus mixtus chromosome 18, fLabMix1.1, whole genome shotgun sequence window:
- the ddhd1a gene encoding phospholipase DDHD1 isoform X2, translating into MTRKYHRDRNTQTKTSSLKSSLGIDGAVSPVSVDITNNNKEWDYGSDVFACCHEMSPMDDAMQAGMSSVQSGLDGHLPLLHARHHGTQDGLMLDLSSPTAYLDSSSLEYSDSDGNNAGPLFERRKRSRSNSSRHRFNEVVTELGPEEVRWFYKEDKKTWKAFVGHDSLKIERMFRKYCELNPGAAGSQDSVGGEECGNNGVESRGLNGAVPVETRTSSVHGGRGSLDTSTVSSEERDPDCIDINVEPVCVRGGLYEVDIKEKECNPVYWKQQDHIPVMRGQWFIDGTWLPLEEEESDLIEQEHLNHFRGQQVQDTFETDLVVKTVDSKDAIHSLKLSRTHVDWHSVDEVYLYSDATTSKIARTVTQKLGFSKASSSGTRLHRGFVEEASPEDRPPQTTHIVFVVHGIGQKMDQGRIIKNTGMLREGVRKMEEKHFSEHNEEHVEFLPVEWRSKLALDGDTVDSITPDKVRGLRDLLNSSAMDIMYYNSPLYRDEITKGLTQELNRLYSLFCSRNPEFEEQGGKVSIVSHSLGCVITYDIMTGWDPVRFCLQEHHAVEEELDLRWMSYEERHLLEQLRHTRNRLRELETQLQTLEASKPSAPPALRFKVENFFCMGSPLAVFLALRGIRPGSSCHQDHILPTSICSRLFNVFHPTDPVAYRLEPLILKHYSNIAPVQIHWFSATNPTSYEEVRPTFLNPVKDPTSDTESIPSPSTSPVLARRHYGESITNLGKASILGAASIGKGIGGILFSRFSRSNSQPSVSLGLEGIANPEEEEQKRTESQSAYGLSTLTRPTSPTADTSLELERRIDFELREGLVESRYWSAVTSHTGYWCSHDIALFLLTFIYKQKMNPSDPEEDAPDPD; encoded by the exons ATGACTCGGAAATACCACAGAGACCGGAACACTCAAA CCAAAACCTCATCGTTGAAATCTTCACTGGGCATTGACGGTGCAGTTTCACCCGTCAGCGTCGAcatcaccaacaacaacaaggagtGGGATTATGGTAGTGATGTGTTTGCGTGCTGTCATGAGATGAGTCCGATGGACGACGCGATGCAGGCGGGGATGTCCTCCGTGCAGTCGGGACTGGACGGACACCTGCCTCTCCTGCACGCCAGACACCACGGCACCCAGGACGGGCTGATGTTGGACCTGAGCTCGCCGACAGCCTACCTCGACAGCAGCTCGCTGGAGTACAGCGACAGCGACGGGAACAACGCGGGTCCGTTGTtcgagaggaggaagaggtcgCGGTCCAACAGCTCCAGGCACCGCTTCAACGAGGTGGTGACGGAGCTGGGTCCGGAAGAGGTGCGCTGGTTTTACAAGGAGGACAAGAAAACGTGGAAAGCCTTTGTGGGACACGACTCGCTGAAAATCGAGCGTATGTTTCGGAAATACTGTGAGCTGAACCCTGGTGCAGCAGGCTCCCAGGACAGCGTTGGAGGAGAAGAGTGCGGTAATAACGGAGTGGAGAGCAGGGGGCTGAACGGGGCAGTGCCCGTGGAAACCAGGACCAGCAGTGTGCACGGAGGTCGGGGGTCCCTGGACACATCCACCGTGTCCTCAGAGGAGAGGGACCCTGACTGCATTGATATCAACGTTGAGCCTGTTTGTGTCCGGGGAGGGCTGTATGAGGTGGACATAAAAGAAAAGGAATGCAACCCTGTGTACTGGAAAC AACAAGACCACATTCCAGTCATGAGAGGTCAGTGGTTCATTGACGGTACCTGGCTCCCgttggaggaagaggaaagtgACCTCATCGAGCAGGAGCACCTGAACCATTTCCGTGGGCAACAAGTGCAGGACACCTTCGAGACGGATTTGGTGGTGAAGACTGTCGATAGCAAAGATG CCATCCACAGCCTGAAACTGAGTCGGACCCACGTGGATTGGCACAGCGTGGATGAGGTGTACCTCTACAGCGACGCCACCACATCCAAAATAGCACGCACAGTCACACAGAAACTGGGCTTTTCAAAAG CCTCCAGCAGTGGAACGCGGCTCCATCGAGGTTTTGTTGAGGAGGCCTCGCCTGAGGACAGACCCCCTCAGACTACGCACATTGTCTTTGTGGTTCATGGGATAGGACAGAAGATGGACCAGGGTCGCATAATTAAAAACACTGGAAT GCTGAGGGAGGGTGtgaggaagatggaggagaagCACTTTTCAGAGCACAACGAAGAGCACGTGGAGTTCCTGCCCGTCGAGTGGCGCTCCAAACTTGCACTGGACGGAG atACGGTAGACTCAATAACACCGGACAAAGTGAGAGGACTGAGGGATCTTCTTAACAGCAGTGCCATGGACATCATGTACTACAACAGTCCACTTTACCGGGATGAG atTACCAAGGGCCTAACACAGGAGCTTAACAGACTGTACTCACTTTTCTGCTCCCGGAACCCTGAGTTTGAGGAGCAAGGGGGTAAAGTGTCCATCGTGTCCCACTCCCTCGGCTGCGTCATCACCTATGACATCATGACGGGATGGGATCCTGTGCGCTTCTGTCTGCAGGAGCATCACGCTGTGGAGGAGGAGCTCGACCTGCGCTGGATGTCCTACGAGGAGCGGCATCTTCTAGAGCAGCTACGGCACACAAGGAATAG GTTAAGAGAACTGGAAACACAACTACAAACACTTGAGGCCTCTAAACCGTCAGCACCACCAGCCCTCAGATTTAAG GTGGAAAACTTTTTCTGCATGGGTTCTCCTCTGGCGGTGTTCTTGGCCCTGAGGGGGATCCGACCCGGCTCCAGCTGCCACCAGGACCACATCCTGCCCACCTCCATCTGCAGCAGGCTCTTCAATGTCTTCCATCCTACAGATCCTGTG GCCTACAGACTGGAGCCCCTCATCCTTAAACACTACAGCAATATTGCTCCTGTTCAGATACACTG GTTTAGTGCCACTAACCCGACATCCTATGAAGAGGTCCGGCCGACCTTCTTGAACCCAGTCAAAGACCCCACATCTGACACTGAGAGCATCCCCAGCCCGAGCACTTCTCCAGTCCTGGCACGCAGGCACTATGGAGAGTCCATCACAAACCTGGGCAAGGCCAGCATACTGG GAGCGGCAAGCATAGGGAAAGGCATCGGAGGCATCCTCTTCTCCCGTTTCTCCCGATCCAACAGCCAGCCCTCCGTGTCTTTAGGCCTTGAAGGAATTGCAAAccctgaggaagaggagcagaagcGAACAGAAAGCCAGTCGGCGTATGGCCTCTCCACTCTGACACGGCCAACCTCACCCACAGCTGACACATCAT TGGAGCTGGAGCGACGGATCGACTTTGAGCTGCGAGAAGGTCTGGTGGAGAGTCGCTATTGGTCAGCAGTGACGTCACACACGGGCTACTGGTGCTCACACGACATCGCACTCTTCTTGTTGACCTTCATATACAAGCAGAAGATGAATCCCTCTGACCCAGAAGAGGATGCTCCAGATCCCGACTGA
- the ddhd1a gene encoding phospholipase DDHD1 isoform X1, producing the protein MTRKYHRDRNTQTKTSSLKSSLGIDGAVSPVSVDITNNNKEWDYGSDVFACCHEMSPMDDAMQAGMSSVQSGLDGHLPLLHARHHGTQDGLMLDLSSPTAYLDSSSLEYSDSDGNNAGPLFERRKRSRSNSSRHRFNEVVTELGPEEVRWFYKEDKKTWKAFVGHDSLKIERMFRKYCELNPGAAGSQDSVGGEECGNNGVESRGLNGAVPVETRTSSVHGGRGSLDTSTVSSEERDPDCIDINVEPVCVRGGLYEVDIKEKECNPVYWKQQDHIPVMRGQWFIDGTWLPLEEEESDLIEQEHLNHFRGQQVQDTFETDLVVKTVDSKDVLSHLPPFYLPFLFKWSGYQTSAKTTCHKRKRCQAIHSLKLSRTHVDWHSVDEVYLYSDATTSKIARTVTQKLGFSKASSSGTRLHRGFVEEASPEDRPPQTTHIVFVVHGIGQKMDQGRIIKNTGMLREGVRKMEEKHFSEHNEEHVEFLPVEWRSKLALDGDTVDSITPDKVRGLRDLLNSSAMDIMYYNSPLYRDEITKGLTQELNRLYSLFCSRNPEFEEQGGKVSIVSHSLGCVITYDIMTGWDPVRFCLQEHHAVEEELDLRWMSYEERHLLEQLRHTRNRLRELETQLQTLEASKPSAPPALRFKVENFFCMGSPLAVFLALRGIRPGSSCHQDHILPTSICSRLFNVFHPTDPVAYRLEPLILKHYSNIAPVQIHWFSATNPTSYEEVRPTFLNPVKDPTSDTESIPSPSTSPVLARRHYGESITNLGKASILGAASIGKGIGGILFSRFSRSNSQPSVSLGLEGIANPEEEEQKRTESQSAYGLSTLTRPTSPTADTSLELERRIDFELREGLVESRYWSAVTSHTGYWCSHDIALFLLTFIYKQKMNPSDPEEDAPDPD; encoded by the exons ATGACTCGGAAATACCACAGAGACCGGAACACTCAAA CCAAAACCTCATCGTTGAAATCTTCACTGGGCATTGACGGTGCAGTTTCACCCGTCAGCGTCGAcatcaccaacaacaacaaggagtGGGATTATGGTAGTGATGTGTTTGCGTGCTGTCATGAGATGAGTCCGATGGACGACGCGATGCAGGCGGGGATGTCCTCCGTGCAGTCGGGACTGGACGGACACCTGCCTCTCCTGCACGCCAGACACCACGGCACCCAGGACGGGCTGATGTTGGACCTGAGCTCGCCGACAGCCTACCTCGACAGCAGCTCGCTGGAGTACAGCGACAGCGACGGGAACAACGCGGGTCCGTTGTtcgagaggaggaagaggtcgCGGTCCAACAGCTCCAGGCACCGCTTCAACGAGGTGGTGACGGAGCTGGGTCCGGAAGAGGTGCGCTGGTTTTACAAGGAGGACAAGAAAACGTGGAAAGCCTTTGTGGGACACGACTCGCTGAAAATCGAGCGTATGTTTCGGAAATACTGTGAGCTGAACCCTGGTGCAGCAGGCTCCCAGGACAGCGTTGGAGGAGAAGAGTGCGGTAATAACGGAGTGGAGAGCAGGGGGCTGAACGGGGCAGTGCCCGTGGAAACCAGGACCAGCAGTGTGCACGGAGGTCGGGGGTCCCTGGACACATCCACCGTGTCCTCAGAGGAGAGGGACCCTGACTGCATTGATATCAACGTTGAGCCTGTTTGTGTCCGGGGAGGGCTGTATGAGGTGGACATAAAAGAAAAGGAATGCAACCCTGTGTACTGGAAAC AACAAGACCACATTCCAGTCATGAGAGGTCAGTGGTTCATTGACGGTACCTGGCTCCCgttggaggaagaggaaagtgACCTCATCGAGCAGGAGCACCTGAACCATTTCCGTGGGCAACAAGTGCAGGACACCTTCGAGACGGATTTGGTGGTGAAGACTGTCGATAGCAAAGATG TTCTCTCCCACCTGCCCCCTTTCTACCTCCCTTTTCTGTTCAAATGGAGTGGATATCAGACGAGTGCTAAAACTACATGTCACAAGCGCAAACGCTGCCAAG CCATCCACAGCCTGAAACTGAGTCGGACCCACGTGGATTGGCACAGCGTGGATGAGGTGTACCTCTACAGCGACGCCACCACATCCAAAATAGCACGCACAGTCACACAGAAACTGGGCTTTTCAAAAG CCTCCAGCAGTGGAACGCGGCTCCATCGAGGTTTTGTTGAGGAGGCCTCGCCTGAGGACAGACCCCCTCAGACTACGCACATTGTCTTTGTGGTTCATGGGATAGGACAGAAGATGGACCAGGGTCGCATAATTAAAAACACTGGAAT GCTGAGGGAGGGTGtgaggaagatggaggagaagCACTTTTCAGAGCACAACGAAGAGCACGTGGAGTTCCTGCCCGTCGAGTGGCGCTCCAAACTTGCACTGGACGGAG atACGGTAGACTCAATAACACCGGACAAAGTGAGAGGACTGAGGGATCTTCTTAACAGCAGTGCCATGGACATCATGTACTACAACAGTCCACTTTACCGGGATGAG atTACCAAGGGCCTAACACAGGAGCTTAACAGACTGTACTCACTTTTCTGCTCCCGGAACCCTGAGTTTGAGGAGCAAGGGGGTAAAGTGTCCATCGTGTCCCACTCCCTCGGCTGCGTCATCACCTATGACATCATGACGGGATGGGATCCTGTGCGCTTCTGTCTGCAGGAGCATCACGCTGTGGAGGAGGAGCTCGACCTGCGCTGGATGTCCTACGAGGAGCGGCATCTTCTAGAGCAGCTACGGCACACAAGGAATAG GTTAAGAGAACTGGAAACACAACTACAAACACTTGAGGCCTCTAAACCGTCAGCACCACCAGCCCTCAGATTTAAG GTGGAAAACTTTTTCTGCATGGGTTCTCCTCTGGCGGTGTTCTTGGCCCTGAGGGGGATCCGACCCGGCTCCAGCTGCCACCAGGACCACATCCTGCCCACCTCCATCTGCAGCAGGCTCTTCAATGTCTTCCATCCTACAGATCCTGTG GCCTACAGACTGGAGCCCCTCATCCTTAAACACTACAGCAATATTGCTCCTGTTCAGATACACTG GTTTAGTGCCACTAACCCGACATCCTATGAAGAGGTCCGGCCGACCTTCTTGAACCCAGTCAAAGACCCCACATCTGACACTGAGAGCATCCCCAGCCCGAGCACTTCTCCAGTCCTGGCACGCAGGCACTATGGAGAGTCCATCACAAACCTGGGCAAGGCCAGCATACTGG GAGCGGCAAGCATAGGGAAAGGCATCGGAGGCATCCTCTTCTCCCGTTTCTCCCGATCCAACAGCCAGCCCTCCGTGTCTTTAGGCCTTGAAGGAATTGCAAAccctgaggaagaggagcagaagcGAACAGAAAGCCAGTCGGCGTATGGCCTCTCCACTCTGACACGGCCAACCTCACCCACAGCTGACACATCAT TGGAGCTGGAGCGACGGATCGACTTTGAGCTGCGAGAAGGTCTGGTGGAGAGTCGCTATTGGTCAGCAGTGACGTCACACACGGGCTACTGGTGCTCACACGACATCGCACTCTTCTTGTTGACCTTCATATACAAGCAGAAGATGAATCCCTCTGACCCAGAAGAGGATGCTCCAGATCCCGACTGA